A region from the Gossypium hirsutum isolate 1008001.06 chromosome A08, Gossypium_hirsutum_v2.1, whole genome shotgun sequence genome encodes:
- the LOC107948702 gene encoding uncharacterized protein isoform X1, with amino-acid sequence MKKMKGVAASVEYSPYPIYADQRNRFKHHSLMQDFDDLFKETEAMRKRLQVLKDKKLTLLAEVRFLKRRHKFLMQNRTSNTPAEQSFAHSQNKVIRSKPNTEEKKSTGKEHTLGRLATGFDLNQKTEEEELQANNNSMGVEELKRSSLRIGSDEQHNDIKLSACWNTGNGPNRVGKRKITWQDQVALKV; translated from the exons atgaagaagatgaaagggGTTGCTGCTTCTGTGGAGTATTCTCCATACCCCATATACGCGGACCAAAGGAACAGGTTCAAGCACCACAGCCTTATGCAAGACTTCGACGACTTGTTCAAG gAAACAGAGGCTATGAGAAAGAGATTGCAGGTTTTGAAAGATAAAAAGTTGACCCTTTTGGCTGAAGTTCG GTTTTTGAAACGGAGGCACAAGTTCTTGATGCAAAATCGAACTTCGAACACACCGGCAGAACAAAGCTTTGCGCATTCACAAAATAAGGTGATCAGAAGTAAACCAAATACGGAGGAAAAGAAATCGACCGGAAAGGAACATACTTTGGGGCGCCTAGCTACTGGTTTCGATTTGAACCAGAAG ACAGAGGAGGAAGAACTACAAGCTAATAATAACTCAATGGGAGTAGAGGAATTGAAGAGAAGTTCACTCAGAATAGGAAGTGATGAGCAGCACAATGATATTAAACTATCAGCGTGCTGGAACACCGGAAATGGCCCGAACCGAGTCGGAAAACGGAAGATCACATGGCAAGATCAGGTGGCATTGAAGGTTTAA
- the LOC107948699 gene encoding DEAD-box ATP-dependent RNA helicase 15 isoform X1 — MGETRDNDAYEEELLDYEEEEEKAPDSVTAKANGDAGKKGYVGIHSSGFRDFLLKPELLRAIVDSGFEHPSEVQHECIPQAILGMDVICQAKSGMGKTAVFVLSTLQQIEPTPGQVVALVLCHTRELAYQICHEFERFSTYLPDIKVAVFYGGVNIKVHKDLLKNECPHVVVGTPGRILALTRDKDLSLKNVRHFILDECDKMLESLDMRRDVQEIFKMTPHDKQVMMFSATLSKEIRPVCKKFMQDPMEIYVDDEAKLTLHGLVQHYIKLSELEKNRKLNDLLDALDFNQVVIFVKSVSRAAELNKLLMECNFPSICIHSGMSQEERLTRYKGFKEGHKRILVATDLVGRGIDIERVNIVINYDMPDSADTYLHRVGRAGRFGTKGLAITFVSSASDSDVLNQVQERFEVDIKELPEQIDTSTYMPS, encoded by the exons ATGGGAGAAACAAGGGACAACGACGCTTATGAGGAAGAGCTTCTCGActacgaagaagaagaagagaaagccCCTGACTCTGTCACTGCTAAAGCCAATGGCGATGCGGGCAAGAA GGGCTATGTTGGGATTCACAGTTCAGGATTCAGAGATTTCCTTTTGAAGCCAGAGCTGCTTCGAGCCATTGTGGACTCTGGATTTGAGCACCCTTCCGAAG TTCAACATGAATGCATTCCCCAAGCTATACTGGGTATGGATGTTATTTGTCAAGCTAAATCAGGGATGGGGAAGACTGCGGTTTTTGTTCTATCAACATTACAACAGATTGAACCTACCCCAGGGCAAGTTGTTGCCCTTGTTTTGTGCCATACTAGGGAGTTAGCTTACCAG ATTTGTCACGAGTTCGAGAGGTTCAGTACTTACCTTCCTGATATCAAGGTTGCTGTCTTCTATGGTGGTGTTAACATTAAAGTTCACAAAGATCTACTGAAAAATGAATGCCCTCATGTTGTTGTTGGCACACCTGGAAGGATATTGGCTCTGACAAGAGACAAGGACCTTTCATTGAAGAATGTGAGGCATTTCATTCTTGATGAATGTGACAAGATGCTTGAATCACTTG ACATGAGGAGAGATGTCCAGGAGATTTTCAAGATGACCCCTCATGATAAGCAAGTTATGATGTTTTCTGCCACTCTTAGCAAAGAAATTCGCCCTGTCTGCAAGAAATTTATGCAAGAT CCCATGGAAATTTATGTCGATGACGAGGCCAAGTTGACCCTTCATGGTCTTGTGCAG CACTACATCAAATTGAGTGAGCTGGAGAAAAACCGCAAGTTGAATGATCTCCTTGATGCATTGGATTTTAACCAAGTTGTTATATTTGTTAAAAGTGTGAGCCGAGCAGCTGAGTTGAACAAGTTGCTCATGGAATGTAATTTTCCCTCTATATGCATTCACTCTGGCATGTCACAGGAAGAAAG GTTGACTCGCTACAAAGGTTTCAAAGAGGGTCATAAAAGAATTCTTGTGGCCACAGATTTGGTTGGAAGAGGAATTGATATTGAACGTGTTAACATTGTTATCAACTATGACATGCCAGATTCTGCTGATACATACCTGCATAGG GTTGGTAGAGCTGGCAGATTTGGCACCAAGGGTCTTGCAATTACATTTGTTTCGTCTGCTTCAGATTCTGATGTGCTCAATCAG GTCCAGGAGAGGTTTGAAGTGGATATTAAGGAACTTCCAGAGCAGATTGATACATCTACATACA TGCCATCATAA
- the LOC107947979 gene encoding uncharacterized protein isoform X1, protein MKCVVSLLRDSAYYWWKTLVSVVPKERVTWDFFQEEFRKKNISKRFIDQKRKEFLELKQGTMTVTDYEREFVKLSKYARECVSTEAIMCKRFEDGLNDDIRLSVGVLEIKEFVILVERACKAEELLKRKDKVETETQDTKKRQMSRSFQATSKRPKEFCTRSSFSAGQSSQNRGSRFKDPKAQTTSTTSVGNVRQGRSGCPWCGRLHYGPFRAGENVCYKCGSPDHFVRECPEVVSQEVTQNARSGNAPTRGRSPRQPGVGESNRGTSRDSAGDQMLEPLQGLMLFVHAKRHPPPM, encoded by the coding sequence atgaaatgtgtagtatcacttcttagagactcagcctactactggtggaagacacttgtatcagttgtaccaaaggagagggtcacttgggatttctttcaggaggaatttcgtaaaaagAACATCAGtaagaggtttattgaccagaagagaaaggaattcctggaattgaaacaaggtactatgacagtgaccgattatgagcgcgaatttgtcaagcttagtaaatatgctcgagaatgtgtgtccacagaggctatcatgtgtaaaaggtttgaggatggtttaaatgatgatatccgactgtcagtgggtgtcctagaaataaaagagttcgttattttagttgagagagcctgtaaggcagaggagctattaaaaagaaaagacaaagttgagacagagacacaagatacaaagaagagacaaatgagcagatcatttcaggctacatccaagaggcccaaAGAGTTTTGTACCAGATCTAGCTTTTCGGCAGGGCaatctagtcagaatagaggtagcagatttaaggatccgaaggctcagaccacctcgactacgagtgtaggtaatgtcagacagggtagatcagggtgtccatggtgtggtagacttcattatggtccttttcgggcaggcgaaaatgtttgctataaatgtggttctccagatcattttgtacgagaatgtccagaaGTGGTTAGTCAAGAAGTAACACAGAATGCTAGATCcggaaatgctcctactagaggcagatcaccgaggcaacCGGGAGTAGGAGAAAGTAATAGAGGTACCTCTAGAGATTCGGCgggagaccagatgttagagcccctgcaaggacttatgctattcgtgcacgcgaagaggcatcctcccccgatgtga
- the LOC107948702 gene encoding uncharacterized protein isoform X2 codes for MKKMKGVAASVEYSPYPIYADQRNRFKHHSLMQDFDDLFKETEAMRKRLQVLKDKKLTLLAEVRFLKRRHKFLMQNRTSNTPAEQSFAHSQNKVIRSKPNTEEKKSTGKEHTLGRLATGFDLNQKVKTKETTLAHPSPMFDLNQKQQKVFSEKQEVTLRTSLPALDSYQKERPYSEKEATA; via the exons atgaagaagatgaaagggGTTGCTGCTTCTGTGGAGTATTCTCCATACCCCATATACGCGGACCAAAGGAACAGGTTCAAGCACCACAGCCTTATGCAAGACTTCGACGACTTGTTCAAG gAAACAGAGGCTATGAGAAAGAGATTGCAGGTTTTGAAAGATAAAAAGTTGACCCTTTTGGCTGAAGTTCG GTTTTTGAAACGGAGGCACAAGTTCTTGATGCAAAATCGAACTTCGAACACACCGGCAGAACAAAGCTTTGCGCATTCACAAAATAAGGTGATCAGAAGTAAACCAAATACGGAGGAAAAGAAATCGACCGGAAAGGAACATACTTTGGGGCGCCTAGCTACTGGTTTCGATTTGAACCAGAAGGTAAAGACCAAGGAAACCACTTTAGCTCATCCTTCTCCTATGTTTGACTTAAACCAAAAGCAACAGAAAGTTTTCAGCGAAAAGCAGGAAGTTACTTTGCGAACTAGTTTACCGGCTCTCGACTCATACCAGAAGGAAAGGCCTTATAGCGAAAAGGAGGCTACTGCATG A
- the LOC107948699 gene encoding DEAD-box ATP-dependent RNA helicase 15 isoform X2 produces the protein MDVICQAKSGMGKTAVFVLSTLQQIEPTPGQVVALVLCHTRELAYQICHEFERFSTYLPDIKVAVFYGGVNIKVHKDLLKNECPHVVVGTPGRILALTRDKDLSLKNVRHFILDECDKMLESLDMRRDVQEIFKMTPHDKQVMMFSATLSKEIRPVCKKFMQDPMEIYVDDEAKLTLHGLVQHYIKLSELEKNRKLNDLLDALDFNQVVIFVKSVSRAAELNKLLMECNFPSICIHSGMSQEERLTRYKGFKEGHKRILVATDLVGRGIDIERVNIVINYDMPDSADTYLHRVGRAGRFGTKGLAITFVSSASDSDVLNQVQERFEVDIKELPEQIDTSTYMPS, from the exons ATGGATGTTATTTGTCAAGCTAAATCAGGGATGGGGAAGACTGCGGTTTTTGTTCTATCAACATTACAACAGATTGAACCTACCCCAGGGCAAGTTGTTGCCCTTGTTTTGTGCCATACTAGGGAGTTAGCTTACCAG ATTTGTCACGAGTTCGAGAGGTTCAGTACTTACCTTCCTGATATCAAGGTTGCTGTCTTCTATGGTGGTGTTAACATTAAAGTTCACAAAGATCTACTGAAAAATGAATGCCCTCATGTTGTTGTTGGCACACCTGGAAGGATATTGGCTCTGACAAGAGACAAGGACCTTTCATTGAAGAATGTGAGGCATTTCATTCTTGATGAATGTGACAAGATGCTTGAATCACTTG ACATGAGGAGAGATGTCCAGGAGATTTTCAAGATGACCCCTCATGATAAGCAAGTTATGATGTTTTCTGCCACTCTTAGCAAAGAAATTCGCCCTGTCTGCAAGAAATTTATGCAAGAT CCCATGGAAATTTATGTCGATGACGAGGCCAAGTTGACCCTTCATGGTCTTGTGCAG CACTACATCAAATTGAGTGAGCTGGAGAAAAACCGCAAGTTGAATGATCTCCTTGATGCATTGGATTTTAACCAAGTTGTTATATTTGTTAAAAGTGTGAGCCGAGCAGCTGAGTTGAACAAGTTGCTCATGGAATGTAATTTTCCCTCTATATGCATTCACTCTGGCATGTCACAGGAAGAAAG GTTGACTCGCTACAAAGGTTTCAAAGAGGGTCATAAAAGAATTCTTGTGGCCACAGATTTGGTTGGAAGAGGAATTGATATTGAACGTGTTAACATTGTTATCAACTATGACATGCCAGATTCTGCTGATACATACCTGCATAGG GTTGGTAGAGCTGGCAGATTTGGCACCAAGGGTCTTGCAATTACATTTGTTTCGTCTGCTTCAGATTCTGATGTGCTCAATCAG GTCCAGGAGAGGTTTGAAGTGGATATTAAGGAACTTCCAGAGCAGATTGATACATCTACATACA TGCCATCATAA
- the LOC107947979 gene encoding uncharacterized protein isoform X2 translates to MELQLNQQKKYLQLRLENFDLQGKVEDSVILSHVGKLRKEFKSTLKTRYYKEMVQEGRSIEEIYENNSPDVRDDQWKWLVDRWGTPQAAAQSEKAKESQTKVRYAHTAGRTGYATLNAQFARRKAVNRRVWSSLDFNICAKMGVTISGVMQQNKFMMKHARWLKTLCQYLRVLSHLKIMLQQKTMSIHKCSALARMEKCWDMDVG, encoded by the exons ATGGAACTCCAACTCAATCAGCAGAAGAAGTACCTGCAACTCCGGCTG GAAAACTTTGATCTCCAAGGTAAGGTGGAGGACTCTGTCATCCTCTCACATGTTGGAAAACTCCGGAAGGAGTTTAAATCGACTTTGAAAACTAGATACTACAAAGAGATGGTCCAAGAAGGTCGATCGATTGAAGAAATATACGAAAACAATTCTCCTGATGTGCGTGATGATCAATGGAAGTGGTTAGTGGACCGATGGGGAACACCACAAGCTGCG GCACAATCAGAAAAGGCGAAAGAATCCCAAACAAAGGTGCGTTATGCACACACTGCTGGTCGTACAGGATATGCGACCCTCAATGCACAGTTT GCGAGAAGGAAAGCCGTGAACCGTCGCGTTTGGAGCAGTTTAGATTTCAATATTTGCGCAAAGATGGGAGTGACAATTTCAGGAGTGATGCAGCAGAACAAGTTTAT GATGAAGCATGCAAGATGGTTAAAGACTTTATGCCAATACTTGAGAGTTCTTTCACACCTTAAGATAATGTTGCAACAGAAAACAATGTCTATACATAAGTGTTCGGCCTTGGCAAGAATGGAAAAATGTTGGGATATGGACGTAGGATGA
- the LOC107948701 gene encoding uncharacterized protein: MGRACLGYMVFLQLTQKGASPYFIDSMLRNQVQDLVIPRASLQKPRRSIGSSYSYSKLPEEPIKLSVRKLDGSSFDVEVIKSATIADLKLAVQHVFSHMPRKGPGKISWPHVWGHFCLCYDGQKLLTDTDHIMNYGIKDGDQLHFIRHVTSSYNLTKIQSKRRMAAQKQSYLSISSSTSTLACEHNGEDDEDEDDMEAGTCKSGNDKKRSMIVQQECQFGQLWRSWSSHSKTSTIRRKGSSQGKVCQPRDGTSFVGNFRKIYQLWGTTKYSPKPK, encoded by the exons ATGGGTAGAGCCTGCCTTGGATATATGGTGTTTCTTCAACTCACACAAAAAGGCGCTTCTCCTTATTTCATAGACAGCATGTTGAGAAACCAAGTTCAGGATTTGGTGATCCCAAGGGCTTCTTTGCAGAAGCCAAGGCGGTCCATTGGTTCCTCTTATTCTTATTCTAAGCTTCCCGAGGAGCCCATCAAGCTCTCTGTTCGGAAACTGGATGGCTCTTCCTTTG ATGTTGAAGTTATAAAGTCAGCCACCATTGCCGACCTCAAGCTGGCTGTTCAACACGTGTTTAGTCATATGCCAAGGAAAGGTCCCGGCAAGATTTCATG GCCACATGTTTGGGGACATTTTTGCTTGTGCTATGATGGTCAGAAGTTGCTCACAGACACTGATCATATCATGAATTATGGCATCAAGGATGGTGATCAG CTTCATTTTATTAGGCATGTCACTTCCAGCTATAACCTGACAAAGATTCAATCAAAGAGAAGAATGGCTGCCCAAAAACAATCATACTT GTCGATATCAAGCTCAACGAGCACTTTAGCATGTGAACATAACGGTGAAGATGACGAAGATGAAGATGATATGGAGGCTGGGACATGCAAGAGTGGAAATGACAAGAAGCGAAGTATGATTGTACAACAAGAATGCCAATTTGGTCAGTTATGGAGAAGTTGGTCCTCGCATTCAAAGACGTCAACCATTAGAAGAAAAGGATCAAGCCAAGGCAAGGTTTGCCAGCCTAGAGATGGTACTAGTTTTGTGGGGAATTTTAGGAAAATCTATCAACTTTGGGGTACTACTAAATATTCTCCAAAGCCCAAATGA
- the LOC107948700 gene encoding probable sugar phosphate/phosphate translocator At5g25400 — MGKGGSLSHSVLRKILLSYTYVAIWIFLSFTVIVYNKYILDKKMYNWPFPISLTIIHMSFCASLAFLLINVFKFFEPVSMSSHLYLSSVVPIGALYSLSLWFSNSAYIYLSVSFIQMLKVLMPVAVYSIAVLLKKEPFKPNTMLNMLSISLGVAIAAYGEARFDTWGVILQLGAVAFEATRLVMIQILLTSKGITLNPITSLYYVAPCCLVFLLVPWIYVEFSVLKEISDFHFDFLIFGTNSLCAFALNLAVFLLVGKTSALTMNVAGVVKDWLLIAFSWSVIKDTVTPINLFGYGLAFLGVAYYNHSKLQALKVKEAQKTTREAGEEAGSLLKDTQGQETGTSNTESQN, encoded by the coding sequence ATGGGCAAGGGCGGGTCTTTGAGTCACAGCGTCCTCAGGAAGATCCTTCTCTCTTACACCTACGTTGCTATCTGGATCTTCCTCAGCTTCACCGTCATCGTCTACAACAAGTACATCCTCGACAAGAAGATGTATAATTGGCCTTTCCCAATCTCTCTCACCATCATCCACATGTCCTTTTGTGCCTCCCTCGCTTTCCTCCTCATCAATGTCTTCAAATTTTTCGAACCTGTTTCCATGTCTTCCCACCTTTACCTTTCTTCCGTTGTCCCCATCGGTGCCCTTTACTCTCTCAGCCTCTGGTTCTCCAATTCCGCTTACATTTACTTGTCTGTTTCCTTTATTCAAATGCTCAAAGTCCTCATGCCTGTCGCTGTTTATTCCATTGCCgttcttttaaaaaaagaacCCTTCAAGCCTAATACTATGCTCAACATGTTGTCCATCTCTCTTGGGGTCGCCATTGCTGCCTACGGAGAAGCTAGATTTGATACCTGGGGTGTCATTTTGCAATTGGGAGCCGTTGCTTTCGAGGCTACCAGGTTGGTTATGATCCAAATCTTGCTTACTTCTAAAGGGATCACCTTGAACCCCATCACTTCTCTGTATTATGTTGCACCCTGCTGTTTGGTTTTCCTGTTGGTGCCATGGATTTACGTTGAATTCTCAGTTTTGAAAGAGATATCAGATTTCCATTTCGATTTCCTGATTTTTGGGACCAATTCTCTTTGTGCTTTTGCTTTGAATCTAGCTGTCTTCTTACTGGTTGGAAAGACTTCTGCATTGACCATGAACGTAGCTGGTGTTGTCAAGGACTGGTTGTTGATTGCCTTCTCATGGTCTGTGATTAAGGACACCGTGACGCCCATCAACTTGTTTGGGTACGGGCTGGCCTTTCTGGGAGTTGCTTACTATAATCATTCCAAGTTGCAGGCTTTGAAGGTTAAAGAGGCACAGAAGACGACTAGAGAGGCTGGCGAGGAAGCTGGGAGTTTACTCAAGGATACCCAAGGTCAGGAAACTGGTACCAGTAACACCGAATCCCAGAATTAG
- the LOC107949342 gene encoding ethylene-responsive transcription factor SHINE 2, with product MVQTKKFRGVRQRQWGSWVSEIRHPLLKRRVWLGTFETAEAAARAYDQAAILMNGQNAKTNFPPATAHKDDSPLPPKALSELLNAKLKKCCKDQSPSLTCLRLDTDNAHIGVWQKRAGTRSSSSWVMRVDLGNKKTTTPPSEDGPALSSPPIADEIEGESHVLGEEDRIALQMIEELLNWNCPMVSTSSGV from the exons ATGGTACAAACAAAGAAATTCAGAGGTGTTCGGCAGCGTCAGTGGGGCTCTTGGGTATCTGAGATTCGCCATCCTTTACT GAAAAGAAGGGTATGGCTAGGCACGTTCGAGACGGCTGAGGCAGCGGCAAGAGCATATGACCAGGCTGCCATTTTGATGAATGGACAAAATGCCAAGACCAATTTTCCTCCTGCTACTGCTCACAAAGATGATTCTCCATTGCCTCCCAAGGCTCTTTCTGAGCTTCTCAATGCTAAGCTCAAGAAATGTTGCAAAGACCAGTCTCCATCTCTTACTTGCCTCAGGCTTGACACTGATAATGCCCACATTGGAGTTTGGCAAAAACGTGCAGGCACTCGTTCCAGTTCCAGTTGGGTCATGAGGGTTGATCTTGGGAATAAGAAGACAACTACACCGCCATCGGAAGATGGACCGGCATTATCATCGCCACCTATAGCCGATGAGATTGAAGGGGAAAGTCACGTATTGGGAGAAGAAGACAGGATTGCACTGCAGATGATAGAAGAATTACTCAATTGGAATTGTCCTATGGTTTCAACTTCAAGTGGAGTTTAA